The sequence below is a genomic window from Streptomyces sp. NBC_00582.
TCTCCTCACGGATGATCCGCTGGGCCACCCGGAAGGCGCTGTTGGCCGCGGGTACGCCGCAGTACACCGCCGCCATCAGCAGCACCTCCTTGATCTCGTCGGGGGTGAGGCCGTTGCGCAGGGCGGCCCGGGTGTGGAAGGCGAGCTCGTCGAGGTGGCCGCCGGCGACCAGGGCGGTGAGCGTGACGCAGGAGCGGGAACGCCGGTCGAGTCCGGGGCGGTCCCAGATCTCGCCCCAGGCGTAGCGGGTGATGAACTCCTGGAAGTCGCCGGAGAAGTCGTCGGCCTGCGACAGCGCCCGGTCCACGTGCGCGTCCCCGAGGACCTCGCGGCGCACCTTCAGCCCCGCGTCGTACGGATCCGGACGGCCCATGACCTGCAGCGGCTCCTCGACGGGGGCGGGGGCGATCTCGGCGATGGCCACCGGCTGCGGCGGCGGGGTCGGGCTCGTCACCGCCCGGACGGGGATGCCCGGGACGGCCGTCTGCCCGGTCGTGGACTCGTAGGCGGGCTGCCAGGCGGTCGAGAAGTGCCGCACGAGGAGGTCGGTGACGGCCGCGGGCTGCTCCACCGGGACCAGATGGGAGGCGCCGGGGACGACGGCGAGGCGGGCGTCGGGGATCCCGGCGACCAGGGTGCGCGCCTCGGCGGGGCCGGTCACCTGGTCGTCGGAGCCGACGAGCACGAGCGTGGGGACGCCGATCAGGCCGAGCTCGGCGCGGACGTCGAACGCGGCGAGCGCCTCGCAGGCCGCGATGTAACAGCCGGGGTCGGTGGTGCGGACCATCTGCACGGCCCACTCGGTGATCGCGGGCTGCGCCGCCGCGAACCCGGCGGTGAACCAGCGGTCGGGCGAGGTGCGGGCGATGGGGTCGAGCCCGTTCGTGCGGACGATCACCCCGCGCTGGCGGAACTCGTCCGCGGTGCCGAACCGCGGCGAGGCGGCGATCAGCGCGAGCGAGGCGACCCGCTCGGGGTGTCGCAGCGCCAGTTCCACGCCGACCGCGCCGCCGAAGGCGCAGCCCGCGTAGCCGAAGCGCTGCACCCCGAGCCCGTCGAGGGTGGCGAGGAGCCGCTCGGCGAGGTCGGACACGGAGCCCGCCGGGTAGGCCGGGGCGCCGCCGTGACCGGGCAGGTCGTACCGGAAGATCCGCCACTGCTGGGCCAGTTCCGGGACCTGCCGGTCCCACATGTGCCATGTGGTACCCAGGGAGGGACCCAAGATCAGGACGGGAGCCTCTTCTGGCCCGTCAAAGCGGTATTGCAGGGTGTTCGACGGTGTCTCACTCACCCGCCTGAGCCTCTCATCTGTCACGAGATGTCACATCGCCGGGGTGGGTTAGCGGGCCTTGTCCCGCTCCGGCGCTGCCGGGCCTGCCGGCGAAAGTCAAGGTACATATTCTCCGCGGCGCCAGTGGGTCCTCCCGGCGCCTATCCCTCCATCAGTCACTACGATCAAGTCTTCCCCCCTTCGTCACGACCCCTCTCCACCAAACCCGTGCATGTCATCCCAAGTCGTGGCGGCTCCGCGAAGATCCTCTACGTCCGGCTTGACGTACCACCGCTTGGTCGTCTGGATATTTGTATGACCGGCCCATCGCGCGAGGATGTGATCCGGGACACCGTTGTTGGCCAGGAAGGTGAGGCACGACGAGCGCGCATCGTAGAGCCTGACGCGACGGAGCCCGAGAAGCTCCATGAGCCGGTACGCGCGCCGGCGGAGTTGCTTGATCGTGAAGGCATCGCCCGCCTCGTGCACCAGCACGTAGCCAGAAACTGTGTACGCCTCCCCCAGCGCGAGCCTCTCCTCAGCTTGGAGAGCCCGGAACGCTTTGAGGGCACCCAGTACGAGACCCGGCAACGGCAGCTCCCGCTCACCCGCAAGGGACTTGGTGTCCTTCTCCACCACGTGCCGATTTCCCATCATCGTGCGCGTGTTGGCAATAACGATCGTGGCGTTCTCAAAGTCAACGTCCTCCCACCGGAGGCCGCAGACCTCGGCCGGACGAAGCCCCATCAGCGAAAGAAGAAGCGCAGCGTATAGGCGATCGCCCCTGATCCCATGAATGAACTTCTGAACCTCTTGAACATTCCAGGGCAGGACCTCCTCCTTAGTCTTCCGCTCTTCCTTGCGCGCCCTTCGAGGAATGGATACGTGCGCTGCGACATTCACGTACACCAATCGCCGGGTAACAGCTCTGCCCAGCGCTTCCTTCAACCGGGCAAGACTCATATCCACAGTTGTGACACTGAGTGGCGTCCCGGCCCCTTTTCCGCGCACACGGCCATGCGTCAGCGCCCAGTCCCTCCACTCCTCCACATGCTCTTCAGTTAGATCCTGGAGACGGATATTGCCGAGCCTCCCCCGAACTCGGTCCAGGGTAATCCTGTAGTTGTAGATGGTGGTTTCTTCCAGGTCCTCCGCCTTCATGGCCAGCCATCGGTCGAGCCACTCATTCACGGTGATCTTGTTGGGCGGTACAAGAGACCCCTCATGCCGTCGATTAGTTATGTTCGCGTACTCAGCCTTAGCTTCCTTCAACGAGTCGAAGGTGCGCCTCAACTGCTTACGCTTACCAGTTTCGGGGTCGATCCCTACGTCCACAACAAATTGGTATCGAACCTTCCCCTTCGAGTTCGGCGGAAGTTTTTTGATGGGATCCGGCAGAAGAATCACTCTCCTCGAACAGGGGGCATGTCTTTGAAACGCCGTCACAACCGCTCAGGATTGGGTAAACAGGCGGCACTATCCGCTATGGCTCCACCGCCAAGCACAGCCAAGAACGAACAGCCTCAATAGTCCGCGCGATCCCCGGTTTCGGTAACCGGGGATCGTGGCCTATATTCCGCCCGGCATCCGATAGCTACGAGGCCAGTCGGTAGGACCTGAGCGCGGAGTGCGCGTCGTCTTCGAGCACGGCCACGAGCCCGGCCTCGGTGGGTCGGCTGGGGTTGCGGGTTATGACGCGCTCGGAGGCACCGACGGCTTGGGCGGTGCCACGCGGGTCAGTACCTGGGGGGCCGCGATGCAAGCACCATCAGGTCTTGGCGATATCCGGGTGCACCAGTCCTCACCGAAAAGTCTGGCGACGCTGACGCTGAGGCATAGGGCCGTGGAGTAGCGCGGCGTAGTCGGCCTCCGTCTGAGCGGTCTACGCGTTCATGGCGCCGAGCGCGAAGAGGAGCGGAGCGGGGAAACGGAGAGAGCGAAGTGCGGATTTCGGCAGGTGGGCCTCCTTGGTAGGGACCATGGCGCGAGACAGCTTCCGCATCGCTAGAAGCGTCTCTGACTTGGTGTTTTCCGGGGAGGTTGTACGTTGACATGCCTGCCAGGAGTGGTTCCAGTCCTTCGGGGCTCTTTCGCGTCTGCCGTGGGCGAATCCGATGTCCCTTGCCATCCAATCGAGGCGATTGACAGCGAACACAGACCAGACCAGCGGTCCGCTCCCGCGCCCTTGTGCCAGCAGGTGCGCAGGCCACCGGGGGCAGAAGAGGATCGCGTTCGCCGCGGCACGGGCGGCGGTCTCCCCAGCCAACCTGGGCCTCCAGCGGTCGGCGCGCTCGCCGTGCCCGGACTCGGGCTCAGGACGGCCAGTGGCTGGTCGGCTGTCCAGTGGGCAGCCAGGGTCGGCCAGCCTCGGACCACCAGGACGGGACGGGTGCGCTCTTGTCCAGGGTGGGGCCAGCGGGGAAACGGACGGGCCGACGGCGGGGAGGGCCTGGCTGGCCATGGCCAGGTGAGGTGGCACCGTTCTGCGCGTCGAAAATCGCATGACCAGTGACCCGCGTCACTCAATCATCATTTTCAAGCCAATGTCGGCCTTCGGTCCGCCCCAGCGCCTCAGCCCGCAGATCATGGTCATGCCCTGGGCTGCCTCCCGGAGCGGGGGCTGGTTGTCAGGAGTGTTCAGATAACAGGCAAACTGAGGGCGACGTGAATCGGGCAGTGCGTACGAGGAAGGGCGTGGACTGAGCTCATGACCAAGAGCCCCACTCTGATCGGCCGCTACACGGTGGCACGGGAGCTCGGCTCGGGCGGCATGGGTGAGGTCTACCTTGCGTACTCTCCTGCGGGGTCCCCGGTAGCAGTGAAGGTGATCCGCGGCGACAAGCTGGACCCGGTGACACGGGCGCGCTTCGAGAAGGAAGCGCTGATCGCCCGGACAGTGGTGGGCACCAACCGGGTGGCGCGGTTCCTTGAAGCCGACCCGTACGCAGACCGGCCCTGGCTGGCCATGGAGTACGTGGCCGGACGCACGTTGCTGGCCTGCGTGGACAGCGACGGCACCCTTCCGCTTCCTCTGGTGGCCAGCCTTGGCGCCTTGCTGGCAGAGGGCCTGGATGCCGTGCATCGCGCCGAGCTGCTGCACCGGGACCTGACACCGAAGAACGTCATCATGGGAAGCGAAGGGCCCATAATCATCGACTTCGGGCTGAGCGCGTTCGCTGATGCTGCCCAGGAGTCCCTCTCGCACAGCGGCATGATCATCGGCACAGTGCGCTGCATGCCACCGGAGCAGGCGAGTGGCCATCCGCACGTGACGCCGGCCGCTGACGTGTACGCCCTTGGGACGGTTCTGCTGTACGCGGCTGCCCGGCACTACCCGTATGACGGGTCGCGGTGGGAGGCCATCGTTGCTCAGATCTCCAACGTCGGGATCGCTCCGGATCTCAGTGGTGTGCCCTCTGCGCTGGTGCCGCTGCTGAAGTCGATGCTCGCCTACGCTCCGGAGGACCGGCCGACACTCGATCACGTCGCGGATGCGTGCGCCGGGATCATGGCGGCTTCGGGGATGGCGCCGGCGGACGCGCGGCTCGCCCTGATCGCGCGCTCCACGACGGGGCAGGCATCAGGGCCGTCCGTCGAGCCCTTGTCCCCGGCGGTCGAGAAGGTGATCGCCGAGCAGGCTGCGCTTTTCGAGACGCCGGCCAGCCCTCTCGATGCCCCACCGGGAGCAGGCGAAGCCGCCGAGGCAGGTGAAGACGAGGACCAGCAGGGCTCGCCGACCGAACCGCCCGCGAGTGCACACAAGGAGCCTGCGCCTCCGTCTCGCCCCCGCCGGCCACCCGCGTCCGAGCGGGTGGCCGGGGAGCTACGGGCGGCCTACGCAGCGGGGGCGGAACTCTGACCACGGGCGCTGTCGGTGCCCGGTGGGAAGCTGATGCGACAGGTGTGTACGGCGCCGGGCCCGGCGCCGTATGTATCTGCTGAACGATGAGCGGCAGCCGGTGCTGCCGGTGATGGAACGGAGCGGACGTTGAGCGTCGAGACTGGGGCCGCGGGCGGCCAGGGCGATGCAGTGTGGGACGCCTGGAAGCCCGATGAGCTGCCAGCGGGCGGACAAGGCCGGTCGTCGGCCGGCTACGCACCAGGGGCTCAGGTACTGATCCGCGACGAACTGTGGCTGGTGCGCAAGGTCACCAATACCCGGCATGACGGGTGGATGGTCGATGTCACCGGCGTCTCCTCATTCGTCCGCGGCACCGACGCCGTGTTCTACGACCGGCTGGACGACATCCAGGTACTCGATCCCCGCGAGACACAGCTCGTGGCCGACGATTCCCCCAACCACCGGCGGGCCCGGTTGTTCCTCGAAGCGGTGATGCGCAAGACGTATCTGCCGCAGACCGAACACGGCCTGGCCCTCTGCGACGGCTTTCTGATGGACCAGCAGGTCCATCAGTTGCGGCCGGCGGAGCTGGCGCTGTCCATGAAGAACCCGCAACCGCGGATCCTGATCGCGGACGTGGTGGGCCTCGGCAAGACCCTGGAGATCGGCGTGCTGCTGGCCGAGCTCATCCGGCGAGGGCGCGGTGAGCGGATCCTGGTGGTCACCCCGCAGCATGTGCTGGAGCAGTTCCAGCGTGAGCTGTGGACCCGGTTCGCGATCCCGCTCGTGCGACTGGATTCGACCGGCATCCAACGCGTACAGCAGGAGATCCCGGCGGGACGCAATCCGTTCTCCTATTTCAAGCGCGCGATCATCTCCGTGGACACGCTGAAGAGCGATGTCTACGCCCATCATCTGGAACACACCGACTGGGATGCGGTCGTCATCGACGAATCGCACAACCTCGTCAACCGGGGCACAAAGAACAATGCGCTGGCCCGGCTGCTGGCGCAGAAGACCGACGCCCTCGTCCTCGCCTCAGCCACACCACACAACGGCGACGCTGCCTCGTTCGCCGAGCTGATCAAGATGCTGGACGAGGCAGCGATCGCCGATCCGTCCAAGTACGAGGTGAAGGACCTCGAGCACCTTTACATCCGGCGGACGAAGACGACCCCTGAGGTGCGCGAAGGGCTTAAGGGCGCGTGGGCGGACCGTGGCCCCTCGCAGCCCCTGCACGTGCCGGCCGGGGAAAAAGAGCTCGCCGTCTTCAAGGAGCTAGCCGCGCACTGGATCCCCGCCGACCCTGCGGCGCCGTCCGCGAGCACCTATCCCCTCGTCCCCTACCAGCTGCTGAAGTCGTTCCTGTCCTCGCACCGGGCCCTGCTGGAAACCATCAAGACTCGCCTGAAGAACCTGGACAAGCCGCCGGCCGAGAAGTCGGCCCCCAACGCCAAGCGCAAGACGCGTCCGGTCGACCCCGCCGTCCGAGAAGCGGCCCGCAAGGCGGAACGAGCCGCTCTGGTCGAGCTGCAGGCTCTTGCCGAGCAGATCCAGGACGAGGACTCGGCGAAACTCGCCGCGCTGCTGAAGGAGCTGCGCGCGATGGGTGTCGGACCCGGTTCCGACACCCGGGTCGTGGTGTTCTCCGAGCGCATCCCGACCCTGAAGTGGCTGGCTGAGACGGTGCCGGCGGCTCTGGGCTTTCCCCGTAGCGCCAGTACGGACGAGAGCAAGCCCTGGCTGGGCTTCGGCGGAGCGGTGCAGGTCATGCACGGCGATGCCACCACCGACGAGGAACAGACCGACATCGTCGAGAAGTTCGGGTTGCGCGATGACCCGGTGCGCATCCTGTTCACCGGTGACGTCGCCTCGGAAGGCGTCAACCTGCACCAGCAGTGCCACCTGCTGATCCACTACGACCTTCCGTGGTCCCTGATCCGCATCGAGCAGCGCAACGGCCGCATCGACCGCTACGGACAGGAACACCAGCCCCAGTTCCGGGCGCTGATCCTCACCAGCGACGTCCCGTGGCGCACCGACGAAGCCACCGGCCAGCCGCGCACGCTGGATGACCGTCTGGTCGGCGAGAAGCTCCTGAAGCGCGAGGAGGAAGCACACAAGATCGAGGGGTCGGCCGAGGCCGTCACTGGCCTGTACCGGGCGCAGGAGGAGGAGAACCGCCTCACTCAGGACCTGATCGCCGGCCGGACCGTCGAGGATTCGATCAAGCAGTCCCAGCAAAGTGGTGCTGCCTTCCTGACGGGCCTCCTCGGTCAGGTCGGTGCCGTCTCCGAGCACCCCGAGGTGCCCCGCGCGGTGGTCCCCAAGCTCTTCCGGTCCACGGCCGACTACTTCGACGAGGCGCTTCGGCAGATCTGTCATCCCAATCCCGAGGATCAGTTGTCGTTGCTGCGCTACGAGGACGGCACGATCGCGTTCGAGCCCCCGCGTGACCTGCTGTACCGGCTGAAGTCGCTGCCCAAGTCCTACCTGGACGAGCAGCGGATCCTGCCGCGCAAGAACGAGAAGGGCCGGATGCGCATCACCTTCTCCAAGACGCTCGCCAGTGCGCGGCTGAAGGCTGCGCGGGATTCCTCCAAGTCGCAGTGGCCCAACGTGTCCTACGTGACCGATGTGCACCCGGTGCTGGACTGGCTCACCGACAAGGTGCTCGTGCAGGTCGGCCGCCACCAGGCGCCGGTGCTCGCAGCCGCCGTGGACCGCCCGGTCTTCCTGGTCCAGGGCATCTACTCCAACGCGGTGGGCCGCCCCACAGTCGTCGAGTGGATGGCCGTCACCGGTCTCCCCGACGCCCCAGATACCAAGCCGCTGACCGCGCAGCTGCTGGAAGACTATGGTGTCGGCCCGAATATGCCGGGCCGCGCCACTCCGCGTGACCTGCCGGGGCTTACCGAACTCGTGCCTGCCGCCATCGACGAGGCCGAGCGCTTCCTCAAGAGCAGGGAAGAGGACTACAAGCTCCAGATCGATAAGACGCTCGCTCCTTACCGCAAGCGCGTCACCCACTGGAAACAGGAAGCCCTCTTCGCTGGCACACGCCGCGACAAGCAGGATGTCGACCTGGCCGCCAGCCGCCGCCTGAGCCTGGTCAAGTCCCTGGAAACAGCAGGCGAACCGATGCTGCGCTTGCTGGCCGTCCTGGAACCGCACGCCGCCACCGCAGGGGACACCGCACGATGAGCACCGACTTCGACTCCTTCACCAACCGCGGCGAGTACCTGTCCGCGCACTACTTCGCCGAGCAACTCGGCACCGACCTCAAGAAGGGCCTGTTCGCCACCTGGACCATGCGCGAGGGCGACGACAACGACCCACGCAAGACCCCCCGCGAACATCTGCGCACCCTGCGGAGCGCATACCACACCCCGGAAGTCCGCGGCTACTTCGCCGAAACCACCCAGAGCGACGCGAACGACGAATCCCGGCTGCGCACCTACGACAACCCTGAGTGGACCAAGCGGCTGGCCTCCTGGCACCAGGACGTCCTCAAGGCCCTCGGCTACGAGCCTGCCCCCGGCGAACTCACCGTCCACCGCGCCGGCCGCGAACACACTCTGCCCGTTGCCTACCACGGCCACGGCATCGTCGCGATCGACTGCGGATGGGCCGCCGACAACGACGCCGCCCTCAACCCCGACGGGCCTGGACGTCTGTTGTCGCCTCAACGCGTGAGCAGCAGTGAAACCTACGAGACCGGGGCGGCCTTGGCCTCCTGGCTGTTCCAGAGCGAGATCGGTAAACCCGGCGGTCCGCACCCGCGGTTCGTCCTGCTCCTCCACGGTGGGGTGCTCCTGCTCGCCGACCGCAGCGCCTGGAACGAAGGCCGCTACCTGGCCGTCAACCTCGACGCCGCTCTGGAGCGCAACGACCGCAGCCAGCAAGGCGAGCTCGCCACCATCGCCGCCCTGTTCAGCCTGGAAATGCTCCGGCCCGGCGAGAACGACCAGACCCGCCCCATCGACGTGCTCCTCAAGTCCTCCAGCGCCAACGCCGCCGGTGTCTCCGGCGAACTGCGCTATGGCCTGCAGCGCTCGGTCGAAATCATCGCCAACGAAGTCCTACGGCGAATGGCCGAGCCGCGAAACAACGTCACCCCGGCCGACATCGAAAGCCCCAAAATCCCGTTCCCCCGGGAACTCACTCGCGAAGCCCTGCGCTACCTCTACCGCATCCTCTTCCTCCTGTACGCCGAAGCCCGCCCCGAACTCGGCATCCTCCCCGCCGACGCCGACACCTACGAGGCCGGCTACTCCATGGCCCGACTGCGCGAACTGGTGGCCACCGACGAGGAGCTCATCGACGAGGAGGCCAAGAACGGATTCCACCTCTTCCAGTCCCTCGACGTCCTGTTCAACAAGGTCAACTTCGGCCACCGCCCATACGGCGCCGAAGCCGACGACGACCAGCCCGGCGACGACGAAGCGACCCGCAAGGCCAAGGCTGACCGCCGCAGCGAGGACCGTTTCGGCCTGCGCTTCGAGCCCCTGCGCAGCGAACTCTTCGAACCCGCCGCCATCCGCCTCATCGGCCGCGGCGTGCTGGACCCGAACAGCGATGACGAGACCAACCCTCGCTGGCTCGACCTGCGTCTGCGTAACGCTGCCCTCCACGAAGTGCTGCGCCTACTGACCATGAAGAAGGGCAAACGCGGCGAGCGAGGCGGCTTCATCTCCTACCGCAACCTCGGCATCAACCAGCTCGGCGCGGTATACGAGGGCCTGATGTCCTACACCGGCATCATCGCCGACGAGGAACTGTGCGAGGTCGCCAAGGGCGGCGACCCTGAGAAGGGCTCCTGGCTCATCCCCTCACACCGCCAGGACCAGTACCCCGACAAGACCCTCGTCCACTACAACGAGGACGACGCCCGCAAGGGCCTGCGCGGAGTGAAGAAATACGCGAAGGGCGAGTTCGTCTACCGGCTCGCCGGCCGCGCCCGCGAAACGTCGGCGTCGTACTACACCCCGGAATCGCTGACCGAGGTCACCGTCGAACTCGCCCTCAAGAACCGCCTGGACCAGGAGCGCGACGCCGACGGGAACATCATCAAGACCCGGGCCTCCGAACTCCTCAAGTTCAAGATCTGCGAGCCGGCTCTCGGCTCGGGCGCGTTCTTGAACGAGGCCATCAACCAGGTCGCCGACGAGTACCTGCGCCGCCGCCAGGACGAGTTGGGTACAACCATCCCGACGGCCGATGCCCTCACGGAGAAGCAGAAGGCCAAGGCGTACATTGCCCTGCACAACGCCTACGGAGTGGACCTCAACGCCACCGGCGTCGAACTGGCCGAAGTCTCCCTGTGGCTCAACACCATGCACCCCGGCATGCAAGCCCCCTGGTTCGGCCTCCATCTCCGCCGCGGCAACTCGCTCATCGGCGCCCGACGCGCCGTGTACGCGGGGGACGATGTGGCCTCACCGGACAAGGCGTGGCTTAAGGCCAAAGGCGCCCTGGCACCGACTCGGTTGCCGTTCCTCAAGGACGGCGCGCCGCAGCCGCTGCCTCAGGATGCGGTGCACCAGTTCCTGCTGCCGTGCCCGGGATGGGCCGCAGTCACCGGTTCGAAGGAGGCCAAGGAACTCGCCAAGGAGGGGGTCGAGCAGCTGGCTGCCTGGAAGAAGGGCATCCTCCAGCGCCCCAAGCGCAGCACCGCGCACCTCAACAAGGACGGCAGCCCCAAGCGCGACCCGAAGACCAAGCAGCCGAAGGCCGAAGCGTCGTCGCAGTTCACACGCCTGCGCGATGCCGCCCGGCGGACCGAATTCCTGTGGTCGCTCGTCATCAAGCGCATGCAGATCTCTGAAAAAGAAATCTCGCGCAGGATCGACGTCTGGAAGGCCGATCCGTCCGACCCCGAGTTCGCCTTCATGAAGCGCCCAGAGCAGGCGGTGCCTAAAGAGAAGGTCTTCAAGGACCTCTTCAACACCGTCGACACCCCCTACTGGCGGTTGAAGACGGTCATGGACGCTTGGTGCGGCTTGTGGTTCTGGCCAGCGGATAAGGCAAGCCTGCTGAACGGGACCGACGGCGTCTACACCAAGCCCTCGGATGTCAGCACCGTCGACAGCCTCGCGACGCTCCTCGGGGGCGTGCCGATGCTCGATGGACACCCCCACGGTCAGGCCCCCAAGACCATCCCTGCGCCCGAACCACAGACCGCACCCCGTGTGGTGGAGAACATCGGCTTCTTCGAGGTGGAAAAGGGGCAGAAGACCCTAGAGCACCTTGAACTGACAACCGGCGCTGAAGTCGTCGTTGAGACCAAGGAAATCACGCCCAGGGCCCAGAAGCTGGGGCAGTTGAAGCAGCCCGCACGTCGGCCGGTGATCCCCCTCAAGGACCTGGACGACTGGCTGGACTTCCTGGAAGCGATGCTGGGCACGGCGGAAGTTCCTGAGGGCACCCTCATCGACCAGTTTGAAACGCTCGACGAGCTCAAGGAGTACGAGCGAACGCTCCCTGACTTCATGGGCATGGACACCGTCAATCCCGAACAGCGTTTCCCGTGGCTGCATACGGTGCGCGAGATCGCCGCGAGCCAGGGGTTCCTGCACTGGGAGCTGGAGTTCGCGCTCGTCTTCGCCCAGGGAGGCGGTTTCGACCTCCAGGTGGGGAACCCGCCGTGGGTAAGGCCACAGTGGAAGGAGGACTCCGTCCTCGCCGAGTACGAGCCGTGGTTCATGCTCACGGAAAAGCCGCCGGTAGCAGAGAAAAGACGGCGGCGTACAGCCGAACTGGCCAGGCCCGAGGTAGCCGCCTACCTGCTCGGAGAGGTGACCTCGACGCTCACCACCGCTGACTTCCTCTCATCGCCACAGATGTACCCCCTGATTACAGGAAGCAAGCCCGATCTCTACCGTGCCTTCATGTGCCAAACCTGGGATCACACCGCTGCGGGCGGCAGCGTCGGGCTCATCCACCCAGATACGCACTTCAGCGGCGAGAAAGAAGCAGCTCTCCGGGAGGCCGCGTATCAGCGACTTCGTGTCCATGCCGACTTCGTCAATGCGGGCAACAGGTTCTTTCCGCCCCCAGTCGGCCGATCCAGCCACTTTGGGGTGCATGTTTACGGAGAGCAGGGTGAGATCGCCTTCGACCATCTGTCGTGGCTTTTCTCCGTCGACGCCCTGCGCCTGTCAAGCACGCAGGATGGCAGTGGTGACGCACCCGGGGTGAAGTACCGCGGAGACTGGGACGAGAGGCCGCATAGGCAGCGCGTTATCCGGGTCACTCCACAGACACTGGGCCGGTGGCAGCGACTGTCCGGGGAGTGGGACGTCCCCGTCGAACGCACCCGACTCCTGACCCCTGTGAGTACGGCAGAAGACGCCGCTATCGACGCGCTGGCCGGGTACCCACTGCGGCTGAGGGACCTGAAGCCTCAAATCACAATCGGTTTCGATGAGGGAGCCGCAAAGAAGTCCCAGTGGGGCCCCTCGAAGAACACACCTCTGATCGACTACAACACGCACCAGGCGGGGCGTGAGGACTACCGGGCTGACACCTGGAACGAGGTCATCCTCAAGGGCCCCCAGTTGGGTGTGGCTAACCCGCTCTTCAAACAGCCTAGTCAGGGCAGCGGCGAAGTACACGGGCTCGACCATGCGCAGCTACCTTCTGATGCTGTGCCGGAGTCCGAGTATCGACAGGTGGCTGACGACGACACGTACCGCACCGCGCAGGACCGGTGGCTTGATCACGCTCAGTTGAGGGCGCTACGCGAATCAGCGGCGGAGACGAAGGCCGCCAGGAGGCGGCTCGCAGAGGCGCTAAAGGTTTCGGAGACGGAGATCACCGATGAGGCGGTGGACGCTGAGCTCGTCGCCAGGTCGACGAGGCCGTATACGGAGTTCTACCGCCTGGCGTGGCGACGTCAGATCGCTCCTGACACAGAGAGAGCACTGTTCGCAGCGGTCATTCCCCCAGGCCCCGCACATGTCCACATGGTCCAGAGCCTGGCCATGCCCAGTCCTGGC
It includes:
- the pcaDC gene encoding bifunctional 3-oxoadipate enol-lactonase/4-carboxymuconolactone decarboxylase PcaDC; protein product: MSETPSNTLQYRFDGPEEAPVLILGPSLGTTWHMWDRQVPELAQQWRIFRYDLPGHGGAPAYPAGSVSDLAERLLATLDGLGVQRFGYAGCAFGGAVGVELALRHPERVASLALIAASPRFGTADEFRQRGVIVRTNGLDPIARTSPDRWFTAGFAAAQPAITEWAVQMVRTTDPGCYIAACEALAAFDVRAELGLIGVPTLVLVGSDDQVTGPAEARTLVAGIPDARLAVVPGASHLVPVEQPAAVTDLLVRHFSTAWQPAYESTTGQTAVPGIPVRAVTSPTPPPQPVAIAEIAPAPVEEPLQVMGRPDPYDAGLKVRREVLGDAHVDRALSQADDFSGDFQEFITRYAWGEIWDRPGLDRRSRSCVTLTALVAGGHLDELAFHTRAALRNGLTPDEIKEVLLMAAVYCGVPAANSAFRVAQRIIREETTPVD
- a CDS encoding tyrosine-type recombinase/integrase, translating into MTAFQRHAPCSRRVILLPDPIKKLPPNSKGKVRYQFVVDVGIDPETGKRKQLRRTFDSLKEAKAEYANITNRRHEGSLVPPNKITVNEWLDRWLAMKAEDLEETTIYNYRITLDRVRGRLGNIRLQDLTEEHVEEWRDWALTHGRVRGKGAGTPLSVTTVDMSLARLKEALGRAVTRRLVYVNVAAHVSIPRRARKEERKTKEEVLPWNVQEVQKFIHGIRGDRLYAALLLSLMGLRPAEVCGLRWEDVDFENATIVIANTRTMMGNRHVVEKDTKSLAGERELPLPGLVLGALKAFRALQAEERLALGEAYTVSGYVLVHEAGDAFTIKQLRRRAYRLMELLGLRRVRLYDARSSCLTFLANNGVPDHILARWAGHTNIQTTKRWYVKPDVEDLRGAATTWDDMHGFGGEGS
- a CDS encoding serine/threonine-protein kinase; translated protein: MTKSPTLIGRYTVARELGSGGMGEVYLAYSPAGSPVAVKVIRGDKLDPVTRARFEKEALIARTVVGTNRVARFLEADPYADRPWLAMEYVAGRTLLACVDSDGTLPLPLVASLGALLAEGLDAVHRAELLHRDLTPKNVIMGSEGPIIIDFGLSAFADAAQESLSHSGMIIGTVRCMPPEQASGHPHVTPAADVYALGTVLLYAAARHYPYDGSRWEAIVAQISNVGIAPDLSGVPSALVPLLKSMLAYAPEDRPTLDHVADACAGIMAASGMAPADARLALIARSTTGQASGPSVEPLSPAVEKVIAEQAALFETPASPLDAPPGAGEAAEAGEDEDQQGSPTEPPASAHKEPAPPSRPRRPPASERVAGELRAAYAAGAEL
- a CDS encoding DEAD/DEAH box helicase → MSVETGAAGGQGDAVWDAWKPDELPAGGQGRSSAGYAPGAQVLIRDELWLVRKVTNTRHDGWMVDVTGVSSFVRGTDAVFYDRLDDIQVLDPRETQLVADDSPNHRRARLFLEAVMRKTYLPQTEHGLALCDGFLMDQQVHQLRPAELALSMKNPQPRILIADVVGLGKTLEIGVLLAELIRRGRGERILVVTPQHVLEQFQRELWTRFAIPLVRLDSTGIQRVQQEIPAGRNPFSYFKRAIISVDTLKSDVYAHHLEHTDWDAVVIDESHNLVNRGTKNNALARLLAQKTDALVLASATPHNGDAASFAELIKMLDEAAIADPSKYEVKDLEHLYIRRTKTTPEVREGLKGAWADRGPSQPLHVPAGEKELAVFKELAAHWIPADPAAPSASTYPLVPYQLLKSFLSSHRALLETIKTRLKNLDKPPAEKSAPNAKRKTRPVDPAVREAARKAERAALVELQALAEQIQDEDSAKLAALLKELRAMGVGPGSDTRVVVFSERIPTLKWLAETVPAALGFPRSASTDESKPWLGFGGAVQVMHGDATTDEEQTDIVEKFGLRDDPVRILFTGDVASEGVNLHQQCHLLIHYDLPWSLIRIEQRNGRIDRYGQEHQPQFRALILTSDVPWRTDEATGQPRTLDDRLVGEKLLKREEEAHKIEGSAEAVTGLYRAQEEENRLTQDLIAGRTVEDSIKQSQQSGAAFLTGLLGQVGAVSEHPEVPRAVVPKLFRSTADYFDEALRQICHPNPEDQLSLLRYEDGTIAFEPPRDLLYRLKSLPKSYLDEQRILPRKNEKGRMRITFSKTLASARLKAARDSSKSQWPNVSYVTDVHPVLDWLTDKVLVQVGRHQAPVLAAAVDRPVFLVQGIYSNAVGRPTVVEWMAVTGLPDAPDTKPLTAQLLEDYGVGPNMPGRATPRDLPGLTELVPAAIDEAERFLKSREEDYKLQIDKTLAPYRKRVTHWKQEALFAGTRRDKQDVDLAASRRLSLVKSLETAGEPMLRLLAVLEPHAATAGDTAR